DNA from Mesorhizobium sp. DCY119:
GCCGATGAAATGGAAGCGCGCGGCCTCCTGCGCCGGGAATTCGACGCCCCAGGGCTCCTGCATTTCGGAGCGGCCATATTCGACACCATCGAGGCGAAGGCCGCGCAAAATGTCGGTGAGCGGATCGCCTGTAATCGGAAGTTTGGACGAATGGTCAAGCATGATGGCGTTTCTAGCATGGAAACTCCAGAGAGTCACCACCATGTTGCACTGCATCCAAACTGGAGATTCCATCATGACCGAACCGGCGACAGGCGTCATGGACGCCATTCCGCTCGACCTCGAAAAACCCGACGAACGATCCGACGCGGCTTGGGGGGCGGTCTTTTCACTTGCACTCGGCACTTTCGGGCTGGTGACGGCGGAGTTCCTGCCCGCCAGCCTGCTGACGCCTATCGCCCATGATCTCGGCATCACCGAGGGTGCAGCCGGACAGGCCGTCACCGCCACTGCCATCATCGGCGCGATATCGGCACCCACCATGGCCATCATAACGAAGCGCGTCGATCGACGGATCGTCATGTGGGGGCTGACGCTGCTGCTGATCCTGTCGAATGTGCTGGCGGCCGTCGCATGGTCGCTGCCCGTTCTGCTCGTGGCGCGCGTCGTGCTCGGCATAGCGCTCGGCGGTTTCTGGTCGATGTCGGCGGCGCTGACGATGCGGCTTGTTCCGAGCCATCTCCTGCCGCGTGCCATGTCGATCATCCTGACCGGCGTCTCCGCCGCCACCGTTTCCGCGGCTCCCATCGGTGCCTATGTTGGCGACATCTGGGGCTGGCGCACCGCGTTCATGATTGCCGCCGTCGTCGCCGCGCTGACGCTTTTGGTGCAGCTCGTCACCATTCCGCGGCTGCCTCCGGTCGGCGTGGCGAGCTTCCGCAGCCTGCTGGATGTCGCGCGCAGGCCGATGATCAGGATCGCGCTGCTGGTCGTCGTGCTGGTCGCCTCCGGCCATTTCGCCGGCTTCACCTATGTCCGCGCCTTCCTCGAAAAGGTTCCGGCGCTCGATATCGAGACGATCTCGCTGGTGCTGCTCGCCTTCGGCATCGGCGGCTTCTTCGGCAACATAGCCGGCGGCTTCCTCGCCGAGCGCAGCCTCAAGGCGGCGGTGGCGCTGGCGCCACTGCTGATTGCGATAGCCGCCATCTCGCTGCTGGTACTGGGAACGTCGACTGTCGCATCGGCAATCGCGGTCACGCTCTGGGGCTTTGCCTTCGGCGCGGTTCCCGTCGGATTGCAGACCTGGCTGGTGCGGGCGGCGCCCGATCAGGCCGAAAGCGCCGGCGGGCTGATGGTCGCGACCTTCCAGGTGGCGATTGCGGCAGGCGCGATCTTCGGCGGCCTGCTGGTGGACAATGCCGGTGTGGCCAGCGCCTTCGCCTATAGCGGGGCAGCCACGCTGCTGGCGGCCGTAACGGTGTTCCTGCTTGGCCCG
Protein-coding regions in this window:
- a CDS encoding MFS transporter, yielding MTEPATGVMDAIPLDLEKPDERSDAAWGAVFSLALGTFGLVTAEFLPASLLTPIAHDLGITEGAAGQAVTATAIIGAISAPTMAIITKRVDRRIVMWGLTLLLILSNVLAAVAWSLPVLLVARVVLGIALGGFWSMSAALTMRLVPSHLLPRAMSIILTGVSAATVSAAPIGAYVGDIWGWRTAFMIAAVVAALTLLVQLVTIPRLPPVGVASFRSLLDVARRPMIRIALLVVVLVASGHFAGFTYVRAFLEKVPALDIETISLVLLAFGIGGFFGNIAGGFLAERSLKAAVALAPLLIAIAAISLLVLGTSTVASAIAVTLWGFAFGAVPVGLQTWLVRAAPDQAESAGGLMVATFQVAIAAGAIFGGLLVDNAGVASAFAYSGAATLLAAVTVFLLGPKRETGTA